The genomic window cagtgatgtggagagggtggccgcagtggctgctgatggtcaggagagggaagaagagatatggtgtgggggcattttcaggatttggagttgtcctaggtggtgctacagggatggatgctggatgttgtgtgtcctgctgtggcccactgggtggactggggaagagagtggactacaatgtggaccactgtccatgtgctgcagtgtttctccagaatgtattcgctgggtgcagtggatgtgccacaaggatggaagagtttgttgatgtgggaggggtggcgtgggtggagtggggtggggattatatgggaacctcatatttttttaatgtaacatttgaaagcaaataaaggaaaaaaatttaaaaattaaaaaatatagaaataaataaataaaactgacttGATGACataactttataaatatttttaaaagatatcgttttataaatatttaatattctgcTAATTTGATTTTGAATTGTAAATGTCAAGTATTCTGGTTTTGgggtttttatgttttattatactttgttaaaaaggaaaaattgttcatttttagaatgtttttacaAGTAAATTTAAtgtactgaaaataaaaaatttttttaaactaacttGCTTTTCAGAAGAGCCTCAGAAGTTCCTGTCTTTTCCCACTCTCCTACCCCACTCACCTTAGAAATGTCCTAATAAAAGTTAACAACCATGTTAATatcaatttttagaaaaaaaagagcaaacactAAAATATCCATCTGAATGATGATTtctccttgattttttttaaacaaagttgATTTAAAGTTCTCTCTTTAGTCATTTTATACCATCAATATCTTTATCTGAAAGACAATTTGATGAGCTAATTGTTTCTGTTTTGAATAGAAATTAAAGTTTGATAGAAGAATATATGCATATGGTAAAacttcatatattctttttattattattattattattattattaccctctcatttgccttttttttttttaataggaatttAGCTTGGAACAAAATTGCCACTATTCACCCCAATGCATTTTCTACTCTGGCATCTTTAATAAAGCTGTGAGTATTTCATTGCAAGTTGATGGCATGCCTTTTAATAATTGAGGACCATCTAGTTAAGAAAAATGTTAGATTTGCCCCAGAAGCCTGTAATGAATATCGCCAGGCTTCCAGTGCCCTCCACACCGTGAGCTTCGTCAGAGCCAGGAGGACTCCCCTGTCTCCTCTGAGGCCACTTGAGCCCTTCAGTGGATAATTGAAGATCCGGGAGACAGTTGGTTCTGGTTATTTGGGTGAAAGTCTCCATTTTTGCTAAGTAATCAGGTGGAATGGAATATGTCAATTCGGTTCTAGAGagcttttgttttattctgtgCCATCCTGACTAACAGAAAACCCTCTTGTCCCTTTTCCTGCCTCCCTGCTCTTTctatcttttgtttctttctctccctcactccctcACCTAGTGAGGTTAGATGGGGAGAAGTTagggggagaaagaagagaataaacccccttcccttttctccctctcccccaaccTAATCCAGTcagcaccacttttcaaattaaATGTAGCACCTCCCACTTGATTCTAGATGTCCCTACCTGGGAAaatgaagctgaatatagaaaTGACAATCTGGGTGCGATTCGGATCGTAAATAAAAAAGTTATCAGGAACTAAAACTAAAATGATTACTTTTACCATTAAGAGTAAGGACCCTGCTTAGAAGTTTTTATTGAGCCTAATCATCTTTAGGgtactttttaaacataaatgtttTATGCTAACACAAACTAAAAGCCAATTGTTGTTTGATGTTTTGCAGGGACCTATCGTCCAACCGCCTGTCATCCTTTCCTGTAACCGGGTTACATGGTTTAACTCACTTAAAATTAACAGGAAATCATGCCTTGCAGAGCTTGATATCATCGGAAAACTTTCCAGATCTCAAGTGAGTTTGTCATTAAAGCTAATAAGATACATTTGTGGTCATGTGAAATAATAGATGTGTTATAGTGGTTTCTAAATTTATGAGGTCATGGGACTCTTTTGTATTGCATTTCATGCCCgccagcccccacccctgggGCATTGTTGGACAAACCCTGAAGTGGGAGACTGTGTCTTCCTGAccatatttcctttccttctcaaaGATGCCTCTTGGAATCACAGAGTTCATAACAAGAGCTTGAAAACTATTGAACCATGGGATATAAACTAGAACATGTGATTAAGTACCATTATAAACTTATTGTATTCCTGCATACAATTTTTCATTCATCTAgcttgtgtgtatgtatgtgctaGTAAAATGCAGTAAATTAATATTTGTTTGAGGAAGTAATGCTCTTTAAAACCTGCTATGCTTATTATCAACAATAAAGAAGTCCCttgaaaggaatatttttttaaaaaaacacaaaaccacagtactttttacatttttaaaaccatGAAAATAATATAACTCCAAAAGAGAGTTTagaaagtagaagagaaaaaaaaaaaatctagaactGTCTTCCTAAACAACTTTCTTTAGGTTTCCTTTCCAGACTTTGTTTCCAACATATTTTCAATTGTTAGAATCACCACGTATATATaaatttacattatgttttagtCTCTTGATGTTATGTCATATGTACTTTCTATTCTGCTACATTTTCCTAGCAatcaatttttttaacttttttattatgaaaattttcaaacatataaaaaagtagagaaaataataTACCCATCCCTCAACTTCAACAATTATCAACATTTCCTAGAAATCATTTTTAGTAACTCCATTGTTATAGATAGCATTGTAATGAACATCTTTATGAATATACTTATTTTTGAATTGTTTATTTAGGCTAAAATCCAGTTAGGATTATTGAGTCAACGAAGATGAACTATATCTAATGActcatttctttgtgtgtgtttcttgttttgtttttgttcctttaaAGAGTGATAGAAATGCCTTATGCTTACCAGTGCTGTGCTTTTGGAGTGTGTGAGAATGTCTATAAAATTTCTAATCAGTGGACTAAAGGTGACAACAGCAGTGCAGATGACCTTTATAAGAAAGATGCTGGAATGTTTCATGTTCATGGTAAGACCTATTATGTCATAATGATGGAATTGTGACTGGGAGGGTCTTGAAAAGTCATCCAACAGATCATCTGAACTCTAGACAAGACCCTATGTAACCACTCCAGCAAGTTGAGAATCAATCTCACTTTTTAGACTCCCAAGAGAaagattttttgtgatctatgtatcttcaaaaaaaagaaacaatacaaaaaatttaaaaaaagaaaaagaaagctccTTCAGGATTCATTCTAAAATCTCAAACTCTTCTATAAGTGAATTCTTACTATTTAGATTTTGATTTATATCTCAGGGTGATTACCAATACTGATATCAGTGTTTCCATAAAACGTCTAAGGACGCATCCCTGTAGATACCTTTTTCAAATATACTTCTGAACCTTTTTCTCTAGACGATATAAGCCATTGCTATTCTTATGgcctgtgggtgtgggtgtgggtgcaGGAAGGATACAGGCATTTTAGATGTCTCTGTATTTCAGCAGAAGGGCTCAAGAATCCAACTTTATATCCAAGCAATTAAAAAACATTCTCCCCTCCCATCCTCCACAGGGGCGTCTGTCAGGAAGGTAAAATGAGATAATGTCTGTAAAGCACTTGGCTTTCCTTGAAGTAAGACATTACTTAACTAGATGGCAATGCACCTCAAACCACACCTGTGCTAACAAGGAGGTGCTCTAGGCAGCCCCTGATCTCCTCTCCTTGCCAGCCTTTCAAGTTCACACAGAGTCTGAGCAGACTGGATTTTCATCCTTTGAACCTTAATGATTTGTTTATTACCAAGCAAGTATGACTCAGACTGTCTGCAGATTACCTTGATACTTTGTGCTGTGCACACATCTGCTTAATGAGTTGACATTTCGgtccttggcttttttgttttaGGCCACAGTGCGTGTCTTGCCCTTGTTCTTACTTCAGTTTTGCTCCTCCTGCCTCACTCACCCAACTTTCTCCTATATttattcactaaaaaaaaaaaaaagaaaaaaaaacagtgccTACTCTATGTCagacactgttctaggtgctAGAGACACAGAAGGTCCTTCATGAAGCTTATATTCAAGGGCAGTGATTCTCAACCCTGAGCCACAATTAGAATCACAGGGAAGCTTTAATAAAATACTGATGCCCAAGCTCCACACCAATTAAATAAATCAGAGTCTTTGGGATGGTGTTAGTTCACGAAACTCCTTTTTCATGGATTGCTAAACCAAGCACCAGTTTCTTGAGCTGTTCTCTGTTATGCTGAATTTCCCAGAAAAAACTAATACATACCTGGTTCTCCCTCTTGCGCTCGGAGAACACAAGGCAGAACATCTGTGCTATAGCTGTGTCAGTAAACTGGATAAACTGCTGCCTTCACTGAGTGGAGAGGCTCACAGCTCTCTAATTTAGCTCATTGCGATTTGGGTCCACTGTGAGCTCCAGGGAgtctctttcccccacccctagTTCTGCTGCAATGTTGTGTCATAAGGAAGCTTGAGGGGAGCAGCCAAAGACAACGGTCATAAAATAGACTCGGGAGAAAGCGCAGGGAGAAGCGAGATGCCTGGCCTTCATTTCCCTTTGTGAGGGTTCGTGTCTCGAGGGCAATCCAAGCCTGTCCTCCCAGGGACTTGGCCCTCGGAAAGGAGAGAGCTAATCCCTCCAGGACTTCTCATTCCTGCAGATGAGCATGACCTTGAAGATTTCCTGTTTGACTTTGAGGAAGACCTGAAAGTCCTTCACTCGGTGCAGTGTTCGCCTTCCCCAGGTAAGAAAGGCATCCACTCTGCCTCAGCAGCGTCCCCATCACTGACTCCAGGCTCAGCAATGACATTACGGCTATACCTTTAGATAAAATCGGAGCCATGCTTGTGGCTCATCAGCATCCTTCCCCATGGGGAGCTGTAAAATACAAATGTTTCTTCCCTGGGGTTGTTCTCCATTCATAAATAGGATTTTTGTGGAAGACTTCTGtggttaattattttattttattttttaacaagcCTGGTGTTGACTTTCAATAGATGACAGCGAAGAAGCCGCTCTGCTACATATGAAACCCCATGTGGGAGACTTTTGATTGGCATTATGTAGTTAGAAGCATATGtgtgtttgtggttttttttttaatagagtagCACAatcactgattttttaaagtaatttaagTCTTCCATATAAATAGCCATTTGCTGAAAATAAATAATGGTTTGTAcagataaactttttaaaaatgatattggaTATTCACTTAATGGTTTGTCCCTTCTCCAGAAAAAGGATGAGCCAGTTTTAAAAAAGACATCTGGGAGGAGTTGATATTAATTTCAATAATCAGTTTATTATTCCTTGCTCCCACTCATCAGATGTCAATcttgggaacagatgtggctcaagcagttgagctcctgcttcccacgtgagaggtctgggtttggtccccggtgcctcctaaaaacaaacaacaagcaaacagccAACAGACcaactgggggagcagatgtggctcagtggttgagcaccagcttcccacatagaaggGTCCAATGTTCAATCCCCAGTCAATCTAAAATCAAGACGAGATTTTCATGAATGTAGCTTCACACTGCCCATACTTCTTTTTCTAATATTATGGAGCCTTTCCCTAGGATTCTCCTTCTCTGCCTGTGGGTCCTTTCTGAAGGATTCACAAAGTTGTAATGAAACATTCAAGAGACCTGGCTTTTTAAGTGGCCCCAACACTGCAGTAGTTTGGGGGCCACACCCAAACAATTCAAATCCCCATCTCCATTTCTCGGCATATCACCTGGGGCCACAGCACCTGGTCTGCTCACCCCGTCAGGGCTGCAGAAGATCCGAGTCACGAGAAAGTGGTTTAAGAGAGTGGGGAAGGCCCCCTGGGCGTGGTGTTGCAACAGCTGTTATCCGCCTCCATCTCTTCCTGTCCTAATACAAGAAACAAGAAGGTGATTTGGCAAAAGTTGCAAACCCTCACTTGATACacagtttttttcttccttggacTTCTAGGTCCCTTCAAACCGTGTGAACACCTATTCGGTAGCTGGCTGATCAGAATCGGAGTGTGGAGCATAGCAGTTCTGGCGCTTATTTGTAATGCCTTGGTGACTTCAACTGTGTTCAGATCCCCTCTGTACCTTTCCCCCATAAAACTGCTAATCGGGTTGATGGCCGCGGCGAACATGCTCACGGGCCTCTGCAGTGCTGTGCTGGCGGGCGTGGATGCCTTCACCTCCGGCCGCTTTGCGCGGCACGGGGCGAGGTGGGAGAAGGGGGTCGGTTGCCAAGTCATTGGCTTTCTGTCCATTTTTGCTTCGGAGTCATCAGTTTTCCTGCTTACACTGGCAGCCCTGGAGCGTGGTTTTTCTGTGAAATGTTCTGcaaaatttgaaacaaaatatCCTTTTTCCAGTCTGAAAGCAATTATTTTGCTTTGCGCGGCGCTGGCGCTGACGGTCGCCGCAGTTCCCCTGCTGGGCGGCAGTGGGTACGGCGCCTCCCCGCtctgcctgcccctgccctttGGGGAGCCCAGCACCACTGGCTTCGTGGTTGCTCTCGTCTTGCTTAACTCCCTTTGCTTCCTCGTGATGACGGTTGCCTACACCAAGCTCTACTGCAATTTGGAAAAGGGAGACCTGGAGAGTATTTGGGACTGTTCTATGGTGAAGCACATTGCTCTGTTGCTTTTCACCAACTGTATCCTTTACTGCCCCATGGCCTTCTTGTCCTTCTCCTCTTTACTAAACCTCGCATTTATCAGTCCGGAGGTAATTAAGTTTATCCTTCTGGTGATTGTCCCACTTCCCGCTTGTCTCAATCCCcttctctacatcctcttcaaTCCCCATTTTAAGGAGGATCTGGGGAGCCTGGGAAAGCAAAGTCACTTCTGGACTAGGTCGAAACACCCAAGTCTGATGTCCATTAACTCTGATGATATCGAGAAACAGTCCTGTGACTCAACCCAAGCCTTGGTGACCTTCACCAGTACCGGCATGGCTTACGACCTACCTTCCA from Dasypus novemcinctus isolate mDasNov1 chromosome 12, mDasNov1.1.hap2, whole genome shotgun sequence includes these protein-coding regions:
- the LGR5 gene encoding leucine-rich repeat-containing G-protein coupled receptor 5; this encodes MDTSRVGVLLSLPVLLQLVAGGGSARPGAQPRGCPAPCQCEPDGRMLLRVDCSDLGLSQMPSNLSAFTSYLDLSMNNISQLLPNPLHNLRFLEELRLAGNALTYIPKGAFAGLYSLKVLMLQNNQLRQVPTEALQNLRSLQSLRLDANHISYVPPSCFRGLHALRHLWLDDNALTEIPVQAFRSLSALQAMTLALNKIHHIPDYAFGNLSSLVVLHLHNNRIHSMGKKSFDGLHSLETLDLNYNHLDEFPTAIRTLSNLKELGFHSNNIKSIPEKAFVGNPSLITIHFYDNPIQLVGRSAFQHLPELRTLTLNGASQITMFPDLTGTASLESLTLTGAQISSLPQTVCDQLPNLQVLDLSYNLLEDLPSFSVCQKLQKIDLRHNRIPDIRVDTFQQLLSLRSLNLAWNKIATIHPNAFSTLASLIKLDLSSNRLSSFPVTGLHGLTHLKLTGNHALQSLISSENFPDLKVIEMPYAYQCCAFGVCENVYKISNQWTKGDNSSADDLYKKDAGMFHVHDEHDLEDFLFDFEEDLKVLHSVQCSPSPGPFKPCEHLFGSWLIRIGVWSIAVLALICNALVTSTVFRSPLYLSPIKLLIGLMAAANMLTGLCSAVLAGVDAFTSGRFARHGARWEKGVGCQVIGFLSIFASESSVFLLTLAALERGFSVKCSAKFETKYPFSSLKAIILLCAALALTVAAVPLLGGSGYGASPLCLPLPFGEPSTTGFVVALVLLNSLCFLVMTVAYTKLYCNLEKGDLESIWDCSMVKHIALLLFTNCILYCPMAFLSFSSLLNLAFISPEVIKFILLVIVPLPACLNPLLYILFNPHFKEDLGSLGKQSHFWTRSKHPSLMSINSDDIEKQSCDSTQALVTFTSTGMAYDLPSNSVPTAYPGTETCHLSSVAFVPCL